A genomic window from Rhodospirillaceae bacterium includes:
- a CDS encoding GNAT family N-acetyltransferase → MGAGVIDLILPIQQQEFGVNIGFADQPDLNDIPGFYQQGAGGFWVAQDGDRTIGTIALIDIDGGVGALRKMFVGADYRGGERGIASTLLKTLLDHARAEGLSRIILGTTPVMAGAHRFYEKNGFQEITIDELPESFPVMAVDKRFYRLML, encoded by the coding sequence ATGGGTGCCGGCGTCATCGATTTAATTCTGCCCATCCAGCAACAGGAATTCGGCGTCAACATCGGCTTCGCCGATCAGCCGGACTTAAACGATATCCCGGGGTTCTATCAGCAGGGCGCTGGTGGCTTTTGGGTCGCCCAAGACGGGGACAGGACTATCGGCACCATCGCCCTGATCGATATTGACGGGGGTGTGGGGGCGCTTCGCAAGATGTTTGTAGGGGCTGACTACCGTGGCGGCGAGCGTGGCATTGCCTCAACCTTGCTGAAAACCCTTTTGGATCACGCACGGGCCGAAGGGCTATCCCGGATCATTCTGGGGACGACGCCGGTGATGGCCGGCGCGCACCGGTTTTATGAAAAAAACGGCTTTCAGGAAATCACCATCGATGAGCTGCCCGAAAGCTTTCCTGTGATGGCCGTCG